In Artemia franciscana chromosome 4, ASM3288406v1, whole genome shotgun sequence, a single window of DNA contains:
- the LOC136025947 gene encoding aminoacyl tRNA synthase complex-interacting multifunctional protein 2-like isoform X4, with protein sequence MSYISVNKCNKEKNNGMTVHKKKDIVNENEMKELEKRWHNIESKLLLIKSEVDDIKAETPSQVSTSNMKDIVNENEMKELEKRWHNIESKLLLIKSEVDDIKAEPPSQVSTSNMKDIVNENEMKELEKRWHNIESKLLLIKSEVDDIKAEPPSQVSTSNMQVMESEFISEDLLEFHEEILRRVTQLQSTLQGLQRSHAVFGTDTKEMPLIDEIILRQQASLLELIASLNRDIIRLCIAPQKVYDLVVQASPSAPPFFLKFFKAILEQSGVRVLAKTHCHSSVSVTKDQETFLESSSSFERSSVHVILTLIWTNVEHGPVLRVGASSKVPIVGDGNIARFFGRLFPKQIAYENLSVKETTQIDHFLDFAHETLLNGNKKDIVANLNMLDAILSSEKYLCGSSITIADVVVWSAVSQVADLNSLPKSLKNWYDYIGHLTGTPKL encoded by the exons AAGGATATTGTCAACGAAAATGAAATGAAGGAGCTCGAGAAAAGATGGCACAATATTGAAAGTAAGCTGTTATTGATCAAGTCTGAGGTTGACGATATCAAAGCAGAAACTCCTTCGCAAGTATCAACTTCAAACATG AAGGATATTGTCAACGAAAATGAAATGAAGGAGCTCGAGAAAAGATGGCACAATATTGAAAGTAAGCTATTATTGATCAAGTCTGAGGTTGACGATATCAAAGCAGAACCTCCTTCGCAAGTATCAACTTCAAACATG AAGGATATTGTCAACGAAAATGAAATGAAGGAGCTCGAGAAAAGATGGCACAATATTGAAAGTAAGCTATTATTGATCAAGTCTGAGGTTGACGATATCAAAGCAGAACCTCCTTCGCAAGTATCAACTTCAAACATG CAGGTAATGGAGAGCGAATTCATATCAGAAGATCTTTTGGAGTTCCACGAGGAGATATTGAGACGTGTGACTCAGCTCCAATCGACATTACAAGGTTTACAGCGTTCACATGCAGTTTTTGGGACCGATACAAAAGAAATG cctctgattgatgaaataattttgcGTCAACAAGCTTCACTACTAGAGCTTATAGCGTCATTAAACCGAGACATAATTCGCCTATGTATTGCG CCCCAAAAAGTTTATGACCTTGTGGTTCAAGCTTCACCATCAGCTCCGCcgtttttcttaaagtttttcaaagcaaTTTTGGAGCAAAGTGGAGTTCGAGTTCTTGCCAAAACCCACTGTCACAGCTCTGTTTCTGTTACTAAGGATCAAGAAACGTTTTTAGAGTCATCTTCTAGCTTTGAACGAAGTAGTGTCCATGTAATTCTAACCCTGATTTGGACCAATG TTGAACATGGCCCTGTGCTTCGTGTTGGTGCGTCTTCCAAAGTTCCTATTGTCGGCGATGGTAATATAGCTAGATTTTTTGGTCGCCTGTTTCCGAAACAAATTGCCTATGAAAACCTTTCAGTGAAGGAAACAACACAGATTGACCATTTCCTTGATTTTGCTCATGAGACACTGTTAAATGGAAACAAGAAGGACATTGTTGCCAACTTGAATATGTTAGATGCAATCCTATCTTCAGAAAAATATCTCTGTGGAAGTTCTATTACGATTGCTGATGTAGTTGTATGGTCGGCTGTGTCACAAGTAGCAGATTTGAATTCTTTGcctaaaagcttaaaaaattggTATGATTATATTGGACACTTGACTGGGACTCCAAAATTATGA
- the LOC136025947 gene encoding aminoacyl tRNA synthase complex-interacting multifunctional protein 2-like isoform X5: protein MKEPLTKDIVNENEMKELEKRWHNIESKLLLIKSEVDDIKAETPSQVSTSNMKDIVNENEMKELEKRWHNIESKLLLIKSEVDDIKAEPPSQVSTSNMKDIVNENEMKELEKRWHNIESKLLLIKSEVDDIKAEPPSQVSTSNMQVMESEFISEDLLEFHEEILRRVTQLQSTLQGLQRSHAVFGTDTKEMPLIDEIILRQQASLLELIASLNRDIIRLCIAPQKVYDLVVQASPSAPPFFLKFFKAILEQSGVRVLAKTHCHSSVSVTKDQETFLESSSSFERSSVHVILTLIWTNVEHGPVLRVGASSKVPIVGDGNIARFFGRLFPKQIAYENLSVKETTQIDHFLDFAHETLLNGNKKDIVANLNMLDAILSSEKYLCGSSITIADVVVWSAVSQVADLNSLPKSLKNWYDYIGHLTGTPKL from the exons AAGGATATTGTCAACGAAAATGAAATGAAGGAGCTCGAGAAAAGATGGCACAATATTGAAAGTAAGCTGTTATTGATCAAGTCTGAGGTTGACGATATCAAAGCAGAAACTCCTTCGCAAGTATCAACTTCAAACATG AAGGATATTGTCAACGAAAATGAAATGAAGGAGCTCGAGAAAAGATGGCACAATATTGAAAGTAAGCTATTATTGATCAAGTCTGAGGTTGACGATATCAAAGCAGAACCTCCTTCGCAAGTATCAACTTCAAACATG AAGGATATTGTCAACGAAAATGAAATGAAGGAGCTCGAGAAAAGATGGCACAATATTGAAAGTAAGCTATTATTGATCAAGTCTGAGGTTGACGATATCAAAGCAGAACCTCCTTCGCAAGTATCAACTTCAAACATG CAGGTAATGGAGAGCGAATTCATATCAGAAGATCTTTTGGAGTTCCACGAGGAGATATTGAGACGTGTGACTCAGCTCCAATCGACATTACAAGGTTTACAGCGTTCACATGCAGTTTTTGGGACCGATACAAAAGAAATG cctctgattgatgaaataattttgcGTCAACAAGCTTCACTACTAGAGCTTATAGCGTCATTAAACCGAGACATAATTCGCCTATGTATTGCG CCCCAAAAAGTTTATGACCTTGTGGTTCAAGCTTCACCATCAGCTCCGCcgtttttcttaaagtttttcaaagcaaTTTTGGAGCAAAGTGGAGTTCGAGTTCTTGCCAAAACCCACTGTCACAGCTCTGTTTCTGTTACTAAGGATCAAGAAACGTTTTTAGAGTCATCTTCTAGCTTTGAACGAAGTAGTGTCCATGTAATTCTAACCCTGATTTGGACCAATG TTGAACATGGCCCTGTGCTTCGTGTTGGTGCGTCTTCCAAAGTTCCTATTGTCGGCGATGGTAATATAGCTAGATTTTTTGGTCGCCTGTTTCCGAAACAAATTGCCTATGAAAACCTTTCAGTGAAGGAAACAACACAGATTGACCATTTCCTTGATTTTGCTCATGAGACACTGTTAAATGGAAACAAGAAGGACATTGTTGCCAACTTGAATATGTTAGATGCAATCCTATCTTCAGAAAAATATCTCTGTGGAAGTTCTATTACGATTGCTGATGTAGTTGTATGGTCGGCTGTGTCACAAGTAGCAGATTTGAATTCTTTGcctaaaagcttaaaaaattggTATGATTATATTGGACACTTGACTGGGACTCCAAAATTATGA